One Oreochromis niloticus isolate F11D_XX linkage group LG16, O_niloticus_UMD_NMBU, whole genome shotgun sequence genomic window carries:
- the LOC106097784 gene encoding serine/threonine-protein kinase pim-1 isoform X1, producing the protein MLLLDSTPFQWSGKYYMCFWRTVFYSHWFAGQSGPPEGSPAIDRQVTLAENCLVARAEGAEQGRQPPLLALRNCKTRMTKRKASPEKKTPIKRRRVSEQAGPSTSSDAHVVKGVKRKVQQDEAGTTNTAKKCKLLDHMSGDKGQASSWLDTGKDCSIDISESCSKNQNAGKRKAAGDRRDPPKKKNVDQDETKNVAKKSVAEQKRDFQARYVEEHRLGEGGCGAVFAGYRIKDHFPVAIKHIPKGKVYCKVTDENGKHLSVEVAIMLKLAAEADGSVGTSAPVSLLEWFDFGRELILVMERPVPAVDLDKYIEENGGFLPEDKAKVILKQLVDAAKHLEDKHIFHRDIKSENILIETGSDVPRVRIIDFGLSCFVKERSLYRVFYGTDIYSPPEWYRRSCYRCGPTTVWQMGVVLYEALHVGDFNTTSFLKKRLKFKSRLSKRCRDFLDACLTRVPEMRPTLEDLQHHAWLR; encoded by the exons GTAAGTACTATATGTGCTTTTGGAGaactgttttctacagtcattggtttgCTGGACAAAGTGGCCCACCCGAGGGGTCCCCTGCCATTGACCGGCAAGTCACCCTGGCTGAGAATTGCCTGGTTGCCAGGGCAGAAGGAGCAGAGCAGGGCAGGCAGCCACCCCTGCTAGCGCTGAGAA aTTGTAAGACCAGAATGACAAAAAGAAAGGCCAGTCCTGAAAAAAAGACCCCCATAAAAAGAAGGAGGGTCAGTGAGCAGGCTGGTCCTTCCACCAGCTCAGATGCTCATGTGGTCAAAGGAGTCAAGCGCAAGGTCCAACAAGATGAAGCGGGGACAACCAATACAGCAAAAAAGTGTAAACTTCTTGACCATATGAGCGGTGACAAGGGGCAAGCATCTTCCTGGTTGGACACTGGTAAAG ACTGCAGCATAGACATTTCAGAGAGCTGCAGTAAAAACCAAAACGCTGGCAAAAGGAAAGCTGCGGGAGACAGGAGGGACCCACCTAAGAAGAAGAACGTGGACCAGGACGAAACCAAAAATGTTGCCAAAAAGTCAGTGGCCGAACAGAAAC gTGACTTCCAAGCGAGATACGTGGAGGAGCACCGGcttggagaaggaggctgcGGAGCAGTGTTTGCTGGCTACCGCATAAAAGATCATTTTCCA GTGGCCATCAAACACATCCCAAAGGGGAAAGTGTACTGCAAAGTGACG GATGAAAACGGGAAGCATCTGTCAGTGGAAGTTGCCATCATGCTGAAGCTTGCAGCTGAAGCAGATGGATCAGTGGGAACATCAGCCCCAGTGTCTCTGCTGGAGTGGTTTGACTTTGGCAGAGAGCTGATCCTGGTGATGGAGAGACCCGTCCCCGCTGTGGACCTGGATAAATACATAGAAGAAAATGGAGGATTTTTACCAGAGGACAAGGCCAAG GTCATTCTGAAGCAGCTGGTTGATGCTGCGAAGCACCTGGAGGATAAACACATCTTTCACCGGGACATCAAGAGTGAGAACATTCTAATTGAGACCGGCTCAGATGTACCGCGTGTTCGTATCATCGACTTTGGACTGAGCTGCTTTGTTAAGGAGCGGTCGCTGTACCGCGTCTTCTATG GTACAGACATTTACTCCCCTCCCGAGTGGTACAGGCGCAGTTGCTACAGGTGTGGACCCACCACGGTATGGCAAATGGGAGTGGTTCTGTACGAAGCGCTTCATGTGGGGGACTTTAACACCACGAGCTTCCTCAAAAAGCGCCTGAAATTCAAAAGCCGTCTGTCTAAAC GCTGCCGGGATTTCTTGGACGCGTGTTTAACCAGAGTCCCAGAGATGCGGCCGACGCTGGAGGACCTCCAGCATCACGCTTGGCTGAGATAA
- the LOC106097784 gene encoding serine/threonine-protein kinase pim-1 isoform X4: protein MLLLDSTPFQWSDCKTRMTKRKASPEKKTPIKRRRVSEQAGPSTSSDAHVVKGVKRKVQQDEAGTTNTAKKCKLLDHMSGDKGQASSWLDTGKDCSIDISESCSKNQNAGKRKAAGDRRDPPKKKNVDQDETKNVAKKSVAEQKRDFQARYVEEHRLGEGGCGAVFAGYRIKDHFPVAIKHIPKGKVYCKVTDENGKHLSVEVAIMLKLAAEADGSVGTSAPVSLLEWFDFGRELILVMERPVPAVDLDKYIEENGGFLPEDKAKVILKQLVDAAKHLEDKHIFHRDIKSENILIETGSDVPRVRIIDFGLSCFVKERSLYRVFYGTDIYSPPEWYRRSCYRCGPTTVWQMGVVLYEALHVGDFNTTSFLKKRLKFKSRLSKRCRDFLDACLTRVPEMRPTLEDLQHHAWLR from the exons aTTGTAAGACCAGAATGACAAAAAGAAAGGCCAGTCCTGAAAAAAAGACCCCCATAAAAAGAAGGAGGGTCAGTGAGCAGGCTGGTCCTTCCACCAGCTCAGATGCTCATGTGGTCAAAGGAGTCAAGCGCAAGGTCCAACAAGATGAAGCGGGGACAACCAATACAGCAAAAAAGTGTAAACTTCTTGACCATATGAGCGGTGACAAGGGGCAAGCATCTTCCTGGTTGGACACTGGTAAAG ACTGCAGCATAGACATTTCAGAGAGCTGCAGTAAAAACCAAAACGCTGGCAAAAGGAAAGCTGCGGGAGACAGGAGGGACCCACCTAAGAAGAAGAACGTGGACCAGGACGAAACCAAAAATGTTGCCAAAAAGTCAGTGGCCGAACAGAAAC gTGACTTCCAAGCGAGATACGTGGAGGAGCACCGGcttggagaaggaggctgcGGAGCAGTGTTTGCTGGCTACCGCATAAAAGATCATTTTCCA GTGGCCATCAAACACATCCCAAAGGGGAAAGTGTACTGCAAAGTGACG GATGAAAACGGGAAGCATCTGTCAGTGGAAGTTGCCATCATGCTGAAGCTTGCAGCTGAAGCAGATGGATCAGTGGGAACATCAGCCCCAGTGTCTCTGCTGGAGTGGTTTGACTTTGGCAGAGAGCTGATCCTGGTGATGGAGAGACCCGTCCCCGCTGTGGACCTGGATAAATACATAGAAGAAAATGGAGGATTTTTACCAGAGGACAAGGCCAAG GTCATTCTGAAGCAGCTGGTTGATGCTGCGAAGCACCTGGAGGATAAACACATCTTTCACCGGGACATCAAGAGTGAGAACATTCTAATTGAGACCGGCTCAGATGTACCGCGTGTTCGTATCATCGACTTTGGACTGAGCTGCTTTGTTAAGGAGCGGTCGCTGTACCGCGTCTTCTATG GTACAGACATTTACTCCCCTCCCGAGTGGTACAGGCGCAGTTGCTACAGGTGTGGACCCACCACGGTATGGCAAATGGGAGTGGTTCTGTACGAAGCGCTTCATGTGGGGGACTTTAACACCACGAGCTTCCTCAAAAAGCGCCTGAAATTCAAAAGCCGTCTGTCTAAAC GCTGCCGGGATTTCTTGGACGCGTGTTTAACCAGAGTCCCAGAGATGCGGCCGACGCTGGAGGACCTCCAGCATCACGCTTGGCTGAGATAA
- the LOC106097784 gene encoding serine/threonine-protein kinase pim-1 isoform X3 yields MKKETRKVTTEADKKDPGDQNCKTRMTKRKASPEKKTPIKRRRVSEQAGPSTSSDAHVVKGVKRKVQQDEAGTTNTAKKCKLLDHMSGDKGQASSWLDTGKDCSIDISESCSKNQNAGKRKAAGDRRDPPKKKNVDQDETKNVAKKSVAEQKRDFQARYVEEHRLGEGGCGAVFAGYRIKDHFPVAIKHIPKGKVYCKVTDENGKHLSVEVAIMLKLAAEADGSVGTSAPVSLLEWFDFGRELILVMERPVPAVDLDKYIEENGGFLPEDKAKVILKQLVDAAKHLEDKHIFHRDIKSENILIETGSDVPRVRIIDFGLSCFVKERSLYRVFYGTDIYSPPEWYRRSCYRCGPTTVWQMGVVLYEALHVGDFNTTSFLKKRLKFKSRLSKRCRDFLDACLTRVPEMRPTLEDLQHHAWLR; encoded by the exons atgaaaaaggaaacaagaaaagtTACGACTGAGGCAGATAAGAAAGATCCAGGAGatcaaa aTTGTAAGACCAGAATGACAAAAAGAAAGGCCAGTCCTGAAAAAAAGACCCCCATAAAAAGAAGGAGGGTCAGTGAGCAGGCTGGTCCTTCCACCAGCTCAGATGCTCATGTGGTCAAAGGAGTCAAGCGCAAGGTCCAACAAGATGAAGCGGGGACAACCAATACAGCAAAAAAGTGTAAACTTCTTGACCATATGAGCGGTGACAAGGGGCAAGCATCTTCCTGGTTGGACACTGGTAAAG ACTGCAGCATAGACATTTCAGAGAGCTGCAGTAAAAACCAAAACGCTGGCAAAAGGAAAGCTGCGGGAGACAGGAGGGACCCACCTAAGAAGAAGAACGTGGACCAGGACGAAACCAAAAATGTTGCCAAAAAGTCAGTGGCCGAACAGAAAC gTGACTTCCAAGCGAGATACGTGGAGGAGCACCGGcttggagaaggaggctgcGGAGCAGTGTTTGCTGGCTACCGCATAAAAGATCATTTTCCA GTGGCCATCAAACACATCCCAAAGGGGAAAGTGTACTGCAAAGTGACG GATGAAAACGGGAAGCATCTGTCAGTGGAAGTTGCCATCATGCTGAAGCTTGCAGCTGAAGCAGATGGATCAGTGGGAACATCAGCCCCAGTGTCTCTGCTGGAGTGGTTTGACTTTGGCAGAGAGCTGATCCTGGTGATGGAGAGACCCGTCCCCGCTGTGGACCTGGATAAATACATAGAAGAAAATGGAGGATTTTTACCAGAGGACAAGGCCAAG GTCATTCTGAAGCAGCTGGTTGATGCTGCGAAGCACCTGGAGGATAAACACATCTTTCACCGGGACATCAAGAGTGAGAACATTCTAATTGAGACCGGCTCAGATGTACCGCGTGTTCGTATCATCGACTTTGGACTGAGCTGCTTTGTTAAGGAGCGGTCGCTGTACCGCGTCTTCTATG GTACAGACATTTACTCCCCTCCCGAGTGGTACAGGCGCAGTTGCTACAGGTGTGGACCCACCACGGTATGGCAAATGGGAGTGGTTCTGTACGAAGCGCTTCATGTGGGGGACTTTAACACCACGAGCTTCCTCAAAAAGCGCCTGAAATTCAAAAGCCGTCTGTCTAAAC GCTGCCGGGATTTCTTGGACGCGTGTTTAACCAGAGTCCCAGAGATGCGGCCGACGCTGGAGGACCTCCAGCATCACGCTTGGCTGAGATAA
- the LOC106097784 gene encoding serine/threonine-protein kinase pim-1 isoform X2: MERTVFYSHWFAGQSGPPEGSPAIDRQVTLAENCLVARAEGAEQGRQPPLLALRNCKTRMTKRKASPEKKTPIKRRRVSEQAGPSTSSDAHVVKGVKRKVQQDEAGTTNTAKKCKLLDHMSGDKGQASSWLDTGKDCSIDISESCSKNQNAGKRKAAGDRRDPPKKKNVDQDETKNVAKKSVAEQKRDFQARYVEEHRLGEGGCGAVFAGYRIKDHFPVAIKHIPKGKVYCKVTDENGKHLSVEVAIMLKLAAEADGSVGTSAPVSLLEWFDFGRELILVMERPVPAVDLDKYIEENGGFLPEDKAKVILKQLVDAAKHLEDKHIFHRDIKSENILIETGSDVPRVRIIDFGLSCFVKERSLYRVFYGTDIYSPPEWYRRSCYRCGPTTVWQMGVVLYEALHVGDFNTTSFLKKRLKFKSRLSKRCRDFLDACLTRVPEMRPTLEDLQHHAWLR; this comes from the exons aactgttttctacagtcattggtttgCTGGACAAAGTGGCCCACCCGAGGGGTCCCCTGCCATTGACCGGCAAGTCACCCTGGCTGAGAATTGCCTGGTTGCCAGGGCAGAAGGAGCAGAGCAGGGCAGGCAGCCACCCCTGCTAGCGCTGAGAA aTTGTAAGACCAGAATGACAAAAAGAAAGGCCAGTCCTGAAAAAAAGACCCCCATAAAAAGAAGGAGGGTCAGTGAGCAGGCTGGTCCTTCCACCAGCTCAGATGCTCATGTGGTCAAAGGAGTCAAGCGCAAGGTCCAACAAGATGAAGCGGGGACAACCAATACAGCAAAAAAGTGTAAACTTCTTGACCATATGAGCGGTGACAAGGGGCAAGCATCTTCCTGGTTGGACACTGGTAAAG ACTGCAGCATAGACATTTCAGAGAGCTGCAGTAAAAACCAAAACGCTGGCAAAAGGAAAGCTGCGGGAGACAGGAGGGACCCACCTAAGAAGAAGAACGTGGACCAGGACGAAACCAAAAATGTTGCCAAAAAGTCAGTGGCCGAACAGAAAC gTGACTTCCAAGCGAGATACGTGGAGGAGCACCGGcttggagaaggaggctgcGGAGCAGTGTTTGCTGGCTACCGCATAAAAGATCATTTTCCA GTGGCCATCAAACACATCCCAAAGGGGAAAGTGTACTGCAAAGTGACG GATGAAAACGGGAAGCATCTGTCAGTGGAAGTTGCCATCATGCTGAAGCTTGCAGCTGAAGCAGATGGATCAGTGGGAACATCAGCCCCAGTGTCTCTGCTGGAGTGGTTTGACTTTGGCAGAGAGCTGATCCTGGTGATGGAGAGACCCGTCCCCGCTGTGGACCTGGATAAATACATAGAAGAAAATGGAGGATTTTTACCAGAGGACAAGGCCAAG GTCATTCTGAAGCAGCTGGTTGATGCTGCGAAGCACCTGGAGGATAAACACATCTTTCACCGGGACATCAAGAGTGAGAACATTCTAATTGAGACCGGCTCAGATGTACCGCGTGTTCGTATCATCGACTTTGGACTGAGCTGCTTTGTTAAGGAGCGGTCGCTGTACCGCGTCTTCTATG GTACAGACATTTACTCCCCTCCCGAGTGGTACAGGCGCAGTTGCTACAGGTGTGGACCCACCACGGTATGGCAAATGGGAGTGGTTCTGTACGAAGCGCTTCATGTGGGGGACTTTAACACCACGAGCTTCCTCAAAAAGCGCCTGAAATTCAAAAGCCGTCTGTCTAAAC GCTGCCGGGATTTCTTGGACGCGTGTTTAACCAGAGTCCCAGAGATGCGGCCGACGCTGGAGGACCTCCAGCATCACGCTTGGCTGAGATAA
- the LOC109197485 gene encoding serine/threonine-protein kinase pim-1, with amino-acid sequence MKKETRKVTTEADKKDPGDQNCKTRMTKRKASPEKKTPIKRRRVSEQAGPSTGSDAHVVKGVKRKVQQDEAGTTNTAKKCKLLDHMSGDKGQASSWLDTGKDCSIDISESCSKNQNAGKRKAAGDRRDPPKKKNVDQDETKNVAKKSVAEQKRDFQARYVEEHRLGEGGCGAVFAGYRIKDHFPVAIKHIPKGKVYCKVTDENGKHLSVEVAIMLKLAAEADGSVGASAPVSLLEWFDFGRELILVMERPVPAVDLDKYIEENGGFLPEAKAKVILKQLVDAAKHLEDKHIFHRDIKSENILIETGSDVPRVRIIDFGLSCFVKERSLYRVFYGTDIYSPPEWYRRSCYRCGPTTVWQMGVVLYEALHVGDFNTTSFLKKRLKFKSRLSKRCRDFLDACLTRVPEMRPTLEDLQHHAWLR; translated from the exons atgaaaaaggaaacaagaaaagtTACGACTGAGGCAGATAAGAAAGATCCAGGAGatcaaa aTTGTAAGACCAGAATGACAAAAAGAAAGGCCAGTCCTGAAAAAAAGACCCCCATAAAAAGAAGGAGGGTCAGTGAGCAGGCTGGTCCTTCCACCGGCTCAGATGCTCATGTGGTCAAAGGAGTCAAGCGCAAGGTCCAACAAGATGAAGCGGGGACAACCAATACAGCAAAAAAGTGTAAACTTCTTGACCATATGAGCGGTGACAAGGGGCAAGCATCTTCCTGGTTGGACACTGGTAAAG ACTGCAGCATAGACATTTCAGAGAGCTGCAGTAAAAACCAAAACGCTGGCAAAAGGAAAGCTGCGGGAGACAGGAGGGACCCACCTAAGAAGAAGAACGTGGACCAGGACGAAACCAAAAATGTTGCCAAAAAGTCAGTGGCCGAACAGAAAC gTGACTTCCAAGCGAGATACGTGGAGGAGCACCGGcttggagaaggaggctgcGGAGCAGTGTTTGCTGGCTACCGCATAAAAGATCATTTTCCA GTGGCCATCAAACACATCCCAAAGGGGAAAGTGTACTGCAAAGTGACG GATGAAAACGGGAAGCATCTGTCAGTGGAAGTTGCCATCATGCTGAAGCTTGCAGCTGAAGCAGATGGATCAGTGGGAGCATCAGCCCCAGTGTCTCTGCTGGAGTGGTTTGACTTTGGCAGAGAGCTGATCCTGGTGATGGAGAGACCCGTCCCCGCTGTGGACCTGGATAAATACATAGAAGAAAATGGAGGATTTTTACCAGAGGCCAAGGCCAAG GTCATTCTGAAGCAGCTGGTTGATGCTGCCAAGCACCTGGAGGATAAACACATCTTTCACCGGGACATCAAGAGTGAGAACATTCTAATTGAGACCGGCTCAGATGTACCGCGTGTTCGTATCATCGACTTTGGACTGAGCTGCTTTGTTAAGGAGCGGTCGCTGTACCGCGTCTTCTATG GTACAGACATTTACTCCCCTCCCGAGTGGTACAGGCGCAGTTGCTACAGGTGTGGACCCACCACGGTATGGCAAATGGGAGTGGTTCTGTACGAAGCGCTTCATGTGGGGGACTTTAACACCACGAGCTTCCTCAAAAAGCGCCTGAAATTCAAAAGCCGTCTGTCTAAAC GCTGCCGGGATTTCTTGGACGCGTGTTTAACCAGAGTCCCAGAGATGCGGCCGACGTTGGAGGACCTCCAGCATCACGCTTGGCTGAGATAA
- the LOC106097784 gene encoding serine/threonine-protein kinase pim-1 isoform X5 has translation MTKRKASPEKKTPIKRRRVSEQAGPSTSSDAHVVKGVKRKVQQDEAGTTNTAKKCKLLDHMSGDKGQASSWLDTGKDCSIDISESCSKNQNAGKRKAAGDRRDPPKKKNVDQDETKNVAKKSVAEQKRDFQARYVEEHRLGEGGCGAVFAGYRIKDHFPVAIKHIPKGKVYCKVTDENGKHLSVEVAIMLKLAAEADGSVGTSAPVSLLEWFDFGRELILVMERPVPAVDLDKYIEENGGFLPEDKAKVILKQLVDAAKHLEDKHIFHRDIKSENILIETGSDVPRVRIIDFGLSCFVKERSLYRVFYGTDIYSPPEWYRRSCYRCGPTTVWQMGVVLYEALHVGDFNTTSFLKKRLKFKSRLSKRCRDFLDACLTRVPEMRPTLEDLQHHAWLR, from the exons ATGACAAAAAGAAAGGCCAGTCCTGAAAAAAAGACCCCCATAAAAAGAAGGAGGGTCAGTGAGCAGGCTGGTCCTTCCACCAGCTCAGATGCTCATGTGGTCAAAGGAGTCAAGCGCAAGGTCCAACAAGATGAAGCGGGGACAACCAATACAGCAAAAAAGTGTAAACTTCTTGACCATATGAGCGGTGACAAGGGGCAAGCATCTTCCTGGTTGGACACTGGTAAAG ACTGCAGCATAGACATTTCAGAGAGCTGCAGTAAAAACCAAAACGCTGGCAAAAGGAAAGCTGCGGGAGACAGGAGGGACCCACCTAAGAAGAAGAACGTGGACCAGGACGAAACCAAAAATGTTGCCAAAAAGTCAGTGGCCGAACAGAAAC gTGACTTCCAAGCGAGATACGTGGAGGAGCACCGGcttggagaaggaggctgcGGAGCAGTGTTTGCTGGCTACCGCATAAAAGATCATTTTCCA GTGGCCATCAAACACATCCCAAAGGGGAAAGTGTACTGCAAAGTGACG GATGAAAACGGGAAGCATCTGTCAGTGGAAGTTGCCATCATGCTGAAGCTTGCAGCTGAAGCAGATGGATCAGTGGGAACATCAGCCCCAGTGTCTCTGCTGGAGTGGTTTGACTTTGGCAGAGAGCTGATCCTGGTGATGGAGAGACCCGTCCCCGCTGTGGACCTGGATAAATACATAGAAGAAAATGGAGGATTTTTACCAGAGGACAAGGCCAAG GTCATTCTGAAGCAGCTGGTTGATGCTGCGAAGCACCTGGAGGATAAACACATCTTTCACCGGGACATCAAGAGTGAGAACATTCTAATTGAGACCGGCTCAGATGTACCGCGTGTTCGTATCATCGACTTTGGACTGAGCTGCTTTGTTAAGGAGCGGTCGCTGTACCGCGTCTTCTATG GTACAGACATTTACTCCCCTCCCGAGTGGTACAGGCGCAGTTGCTACAGGTGTGGACCCACCACGGTATGGCAAATGGGAGTGGTTCTGTACGAAGCGCTTCATGTGGGGGACTTTAACACCACGAGCTTCCTCAAAAAGCGCCTGAAATTCAAAAGCCGTCTGTCTAAAC GCTGCCGGGATTTCTTGGACGCGTGTTTAACCAGAGTCCCAGAGATGCGGCCGACGCTGGAGGACCTCCAGCATCACGCTTGGCTGAGATAA